The Paraflavitalea devenefica genome contains a region encoding:
- a CDS encoding cupin domain-containing protein → MNLKDAFLVVENYFSPRIIGGVNDQYIKVVKIKGLEIPWHNHEDELFYVVEGTLSIEEQFY, encoded by the coding sequence ATGAATTTGAAAGATGCTTTTTTAGTAGTTGAAAATTATTTTTCTCCCCGAATTATTGGAGGAGTAAACGACCAATATATAAAAGTTGTAAAAATTAAAGGGTTGGAAATTCCCTGGCATAATCACGAAGATGAATTATTCTACGTAGTTGAGGGGACACTATCAATAGAGGAACAATTTTATTGA
- a CDS encoding helix-turn-helix domain-containing protein — translation MEVNIQDMWSQNNYIQYILSGKKAYHTPGHSWLMKAGEAFFVKKGACVIEKFFDEPLCIMTFFIPDSYLQSFMRENTLLKSASPLTKPKNELLIPLRVNNIMTAYFDSLIPYFYSETKPSEDLLELKFRELLLNVLDNPENIDLKNYLLHLLSPQHDPFQQVMEANCLYNLSLPDYAKMLNLSLSSFKRHFISVHKTTPGHWLQEQKLNHAYKLLVSTGKPITDISFESGFENSTHFSHLFKKRFGLSPLKYRKQNEVSPIS, via the coding sequence ATGGAAGTGAATATACAGGACATGTGGTCACAGAATAATTATATCCAGTATATACTAAGCGGCAAAAAAGCATATCACACTCCCGGCCACTCATGGCTGATGAAAGCCGGCGAGGCTTTTTTTGTAAAGAAAGGTGCCTGCGTCATTGAGAAGTTTTTTGATGAGCCACTCTGCATCATGACCTTCTTTATTCCCGATTCCTACCTGCAGTCCTTTATGCGAGAGAATACTTTATTAAAATCAGCTTCTCCTTTGACGAAGCCGAAGAATGAATTGCTGATTCCGCTGCGTGTGAACAACATCATGACCGCTTATTTTGATTCGCTCATCCCTTATTTCTATTCGGAAACAAAACCATCAGAAGATTTACTGGAATTAAAATTCCGGGAACTGCTGCTGAACGTTCTTGACAATCCTGAAAACATTGATCTGAAAAATTACCTGCTGCATCTTCTTTCGCCGCAACACGATCCGTTTCAGCAGGTGATGGAAGCCAACTGTCTTTATAATCTTTCCCTTCCCGATTATGCCAAAATGCTGAACCTTAGTTTATCATCCTTCAAGCGGCATTTTATTTCTGTGCATAAAACCACACCCGGTCACTGGCTGCAGGAGCAAAAACTGAATCATGCCTACAAACTTCTTGTCAGCACAGGTAAACCGATAACCGATATTTCTTTTGAAAGTGGTTTTGAAAACAGTACTCACTTTAGTCATCTTTTTAAAAAACGGTTTGGTCTTTCGCCGCTAAAATACCGGAAGCAAAACGAAGTCTCCCCGATTTCCTGA
- a CDS encoding RNA polymerase sigma-70 factor: MELIEQELIDLLKKGDADAFEKVFKTYFKNLHAYALYILKNSESAREVIQQVFYKIWEKRVSLNIHTSMKAYLYKSVYNECMLQLKKKKNKEAYLSYILKQDANKLAQGASEKIETTDLEIRLQKALNELPEQCRTIFQLNRFEGLKYHEIASQMSLSLKTIENQMGKALKRLRIALAEFLPLIIYLLWQV; encoded by the coding sequence GTGGAACTGATTGAACAGGAGCTTATTGATTTATTGAAGAAAGGAGATGCTGATGCATTTGAAAAAGTTTTTAAAACTTATTTTAAGAACCTTCATGCGTATGCTTTATACATTTTAAAAAACTCTGAGTCTGCCAGAGAAGTTATACAACAAGTTTTTTATAAAATTTGGGAGAAAAGGGTAAGTCTGAATATTCACACGTCAATGAAGGCTTATTTATACAAATCTGTTTATAATGAATGTATGCTTCAACTCAAAAAGAAAAAAAACAAAGAAGCCTACCTCTCATATATTCTGAAACAGGATGCCAATAAACTGGCACAGGGGGCTTCGGAAAAAATTGAAACAACTGATTTAGAAATAAGATTACAAAAGGCTCTGAATGAATTACCGGAACAATGTCGTACCATATTTCAGTTAAATCGTTTCGAGGGATTAAAATACCATGAAATTGCTTCGCAAATGAGCTTATCGCTTAAGACAATCGAAAATCAGATGGGAAAAGCGTTGAAGCGGTTACGTATAGCACTTGCTGAATTTCTTCCACTGATCATTTATTTATTATGGCAGGTTTAA
- a CDS encoding FAD-binding oxidoreductase has translation MQNETAIQEFSTALRGSLVQPQDKEYDEVRKVYNGMIDKRPRMIARCADVADVIACVNFGRENNLCVAIRGGGHNAGGLGIWDDALVIDLSLMKGIHIDVVEKTVLVQGGCLIKEVDHATHAVGMAVPTGIIGTTGIAGITLGGGSGYLTRQYGLTIDNLLEVHVVLADGRYVKASAKENKDLFWALRGGGGNFGVVVSFVFKLHPVHTVYAGPMFWDIEDTVEMMKWYREYIVDAPEEMYGFFATLTVPPVAPFPEELQMKKMCGVIWCYTGPLEKAEKAFQPIRSFKKPLLDWVGPKPFPALQSMFDALYPKGMQWYWKGDFVNELSNKAIELHYKYAKELPTWRSTMHLFPINRAAAKVGKKDTAWNYREANWSEVIVGVDPDPANKDLITKWARDYWEDLHPYSAGGAYVNFMMEEGDERIKAAYGDNYERLVEIKNKYDPHNFFLVNQNIKPSVKEHARL, from the coding sequence ATGCAAAACGAGACAGCTATTCAGGAATTCAGTACTGCCTTGAGAGGCTCACTCGTTCAGCCACAGGACAAAGAATACGACGAGGTACGCAAGGTATACAACGGAATGATTGACAAACGGCCCCGTATGATTGCCCGTTGTGCGGACGTGGCAGACGTCATTGCCTGTGTGAACTTCGGCAGGGAAAATAATTTATGCGTAGCCATTCGCGGTGGCGGCCACAACGCAGGTGGGTTGGGTATTTGGGATGATGCGCTGGTCATTGACCTCTCGCTCATGAAAGGCATTCATATTGACGTTGTAGAAAAAACGGTCTTGGTTCAGGGCGGCTGCCTGATAAAAGAAGTAGATCACGCTACACACGCTGTGGGCATGGCCGTGCCTACCGGCATCATCGGAACTACGGGCATAGCCGGTATTACTTTGGGTGGCGGTTCGGGGTATTTAACCCGTCAATATGGCCTCACCATTGATAATCTTTTGGAAGTCCACGTTGTATTGGCCGACGGCCGTTATGTAAAGGCTTCCGCAAAAGAAAATAAAGACCTCTTTTGGGCACTACGCGGTGGCGGCGGTAATTTCGGAGTGGTGGTTTCCTTCGTATTTAAGCTGCACCCGGTGCATACCGTATATGCCGGGCCTATGTTTTGGGATATTGAGGATACCGTTGAAATGATGAAGTGGTACCGTGAATACATTGTTGATGCTCCAGAAGAAATGTATGGCTTTTTTGCTACGCTTACCGTGCCCCCTGTGGCTCCTTTCCCGGAAGAATTGCAAATGAAAAAAATGTGCGGCGTCATATGGTGTTATACAGGGCCTCTAGAAAAAGCCGAAAAGGCTTTTCAACCCATACGCAGTTTTAAAAAACCCCTATTGGATTGGGTAGGACCTAAGCCTTTTCCTGCCTTGCAAAGTATGTTCGACGCCTTGTATCCTAAGGGAATGCAATGGTACTGGAAGGGCGATTTTGTAAACGAACTGAGTAATAAAGCAATTGAACTTCATTACAAATACGCAAAGGAACTGCCCACCTGGCGATCTACCATGCATTTGTTTCCCATAAATAGGGCGGCAGCGAAGGTGGGTAAAAAAGATACGGCATGGAATTACCGTGAAGCCAATTGGTCCGAAGTGATTGTAGGCGTTGATCCGGACCCGGCCAACAAAGATTTAATCACTAAATGGGCCAGAGATTATTGGGAGGATCTGCATCCTTATTCCGCCGGAGGCGCTTACGTCAACTTCATGATGGAAGAGGGTGACGAACGGATAAAAGCTGCGTACGGGGATAATTACGAACGGCTGGTGGAGATCAAGAACAAATATGATCCGCATAACTTTTTCCTGGTGAATCAGAATATCAAGCCTTCGGTAAAAGAACATGCCCGGCTTTAA
- a CDS encoding ELWxxDGT repeat protein — translation MRKSALLLFVFFFIVTEQKSYAQVFSLLKDINEVKPESYLLGSEPRDMLEINGIAYFAASTKTTGYELWKTDGTTAGTVLVKDIFQGPSSSEPRFFTNRNGVLFFQASDGIHGMELWKSDGTAAGTVMVKDIFPGSNDAGTGWMTNVNGTIFFTSSNGTNGYELWKSDGTAAGTVMVKDIYPGATNSTPHDLTNVNGTLYFSASSTGYGAELWKSDGTAAGTVIVRDNAHDPGSNPSSLTNINDIVYFISNDFLYGKSLWKTDGTYFGTMMIRDFGYAETIDLVNVNGTLFFAGSDATNGKELWKSDGTEAGTVLVKDIRPGPDYSYLGALTVVNNILYFYADNGVNGLELWRSDGTSAGTQLVKDIVVGIVGSFPRNLININGTLYFSATTAAGWELWKSDGTATGTVMVKDCYPGSGNGVSVGNENLGSLNNLLLFAGDNGVNGPELWKSNGTDAGTVMVKDISPIASGNGLVSSVSMHNLNGIIYFVGNDGIHGAELWKTDGSAAGTTMVKDINPGSSGSTLQSIVILNGFLYFNASDGVNGQEIWKSDGTAAGTVMIKDVCPGSQSSSPAYITAMGSSIYFSASNGIASSGIELWKSDGTAAGTTMVKEINPGANNGSPIGLIVVNNTLYFSADDANGTELWKSNGTTAGTVMVKDIYPGGSSFPTNFANVNNRLYFNATTATAGKELWASDGTAAGTSMQVDLCPGTCSGDPRYITELVGFPFYVGYHPSQGFEFRTIVSYNNGIIEDINPGTASSNPEDFLKINNTIYFTADNGTNGRALWKHDAVTGISMVKNVSPDGNGGPNSLYGIQGRLFFAGITGTAGPEPWRSDGTVAGTGMIQDVVANGGSNPVSFAEANGKLFAVMSDETHGRELWVANLAVALPLTLLEFSGRLVQDDALLHWKTTGEQNTQSFEVERSPDGRNYSPVGSVAAANSSGIHSYTYTDRQVNLTGVSKLYYRLKQIDVDGRFTYSKIVPLSLTNSQPVVLLYPNPVVDELNLTISLNRPEKLQARVFDNVGKTLIQQQWNPGAGATSLSLDMSKLAKGVYFLELKGETINEVKKVVK, via the coding sequence ATGAGAAAGTCAGCCTTGTTGTTATTTGTTTTTTTCTTTATCGTAACGGAACAAAAAAGCTATGCACAGGTATTTTCATTATTAAAAGATATTAACGAGGTTAAACCAGAAAGTTACTTATTAGGCTCGGAGCCCAGAGATATGCTCGAAATAAATGGCATCGCTTATTTTGCGGCATCTACAAAAACAACAGGGTATGAGCTTTGGAAAACGGATGGCACAACAGCCGGCACCGTGTTGGTAAAGGATATTTTCCAGGGGCCTTCCTCGAGCGAGCCCAGGTTTTTCACCAATAGGAATGGGGTATTGTTTTTCCAGGCGAGCGACGGTATACACGGAATGGAATTGTGGAAGAGCGATGGTACGGCTGCCGGCACTGTGATGGTAAAGGATATCTTTCCGGGGTCAAATGACGCCGGAACTGGCTGGATGACGAATGTAAATGGTACTATCTTTTTCACTTCATCGAATGGAACGAACGGTTATGAATTATGGAAGAGTGATGGCACGGCGGCTGGAACCGTGATGGTAAAAGATATCTATCCGGGAGCGACGAACAGTACGCCTCATGATTTAACAAATGTTAATGGAACGCTGTATTTCAGCGCTAGTAGTACAGGTTATGGGGCTGAGCTTTGGAAAAGCGACGGCACCGCTGCCGGCACTGTAATAGTAAGAGACAATGCGCATGATCCCGGAAGTAATCCATCCAGTCTGACCAATATAAATGACATAGTATATTTCATATCAAATGATTTTTTATACGGCAAATCTTTATGGAAAACGGACGGCACATATTTTGGAACGATGATGATACGTGATTTCGGTTATGCCGAAACCATAGATCTCGTGAACGTAAATGGTACGTTGTTCTTTGCAGGGAGCGATGCGACAAATGGAAAAGAGCTTTGGAAAAGTGATGGCACTGAGGCAGGAACGGTTTTAGTGAAAGACATTCGCCCCGGCCCCGACTATAGTTATTTAGGTGCGCTAACCGTAGTCAATAATATATTGTATTTCTACGCAGACAATGGTGTGAACGGTCTTGAACTTTGGCGAAGTGATGGGACCAGTGCGGGGACCCAATTGGTAAAGGATATTGTCGTGGGCATCGTTGGTAGTTTTCCCAGAAATCTTATCAACATAAATGGCACACTGTATTTTAGTGCAACCACCGCAGCAGGCTGGGAGCTTTGGAAAAGCGACGGAACTGCTACAGGCACAGTGATGGTTAAAGACTGTTATCCGGGCAGTGGCAATGGTGTCTCTGTGGGAAATGAAAACCTCGGATCTTTAAATAACCTGTTATTGTTTGCCGGCGACAATGGCGTCAATGGTCCCGAGCTCTGGAAGAGTAACGGCACGGATGCAGGTACAGTAATGGTAAAAGACATCAGTCCAATTGCCAGCGGGAACGGGCTCGTATCTTCAGTAAGTATGCATAATTTGAACGGCATCATTTATTTTGTTGGCAACGATGGTATACATGGCGCGGAGTTGTGGAAAACTGATGGTTCAGCGGCAGGCACCACGATGGTGAAGGATATCAACCCCGGATCAAGTGGGAGCACCCTTCAGTCGATTGTCATTTTGAACGGCTTTCTGTATTTCAATGCAAGCGACGGTGTGAATGGACAGGAAATATGGAAAAGCGATGGCACGGCAGCCGGTACAGTAATGATAAAAGATGTATGCCCTGGTTCACAAAGCTCATCTCCCGCCTATATAACAGCTATGGGCAGTTCCATCTATTTCAGCGCCTCCAATGGTATTGCTTCCAGTGGTATAGAGTTGTGGAAGAGCGACGGCACTGCTGCCGGCACTACGATGGTAAAGGAAATTAATCCTGGCGCCAATAACGGATCACCGATAGGTCTGATCGTCGTGAATAATACTTTGTATTTTTCCGCCGATGACGCAAACGGAACAGAGCTATGGAAAAGCAATGGCACCACCGCTGGAACGGTGATGGTAAAAGATATTTATCCCGGGGGAAGCAGTTTTCCCACGAATTTTGCCAACGTCAATAACCGGCTTTATTTTAACGCAACTACCGCCACTGCAGGCAAGGAACTTTGGGCGAGCGACGGCACAGCGGCAGGCACCAGCATGCAAGTAGATCTATGCCCGGGTACCTGCTCAGGCGATCCCCGTTATATAACCGAACTGGTAGGTTTTCCCTTCTATGTAGGTTATCATCCCTCTCAGGGATTTGAATTCCGTACGATCGTTTCTTATAACAATGGCATCATTGAAGATATTAATCCCGGGACAGCCAGCAGTAATCCTGAAGACTTTCTCAAGATCAACAATACCATCTATTTTACGGCCGATAATGGCACCAATGGGCGGGCGCTATGGAAGCATGATGCCGTCACGGGCATTTCGATGGTGAAAAATGTTTCGCCGGATGGTAATGGCGGGCCGAACAGTTTATATGGTATACAGGGACGCCTCTTCTTTGCTGGTATTACCGGAACGGCAGGTCCGGAACCCTGGCGCAGCGACGGTACGGTGGCGGGAACAGGGATGATACAGGATGTGGTAGCCAATGGGGGAAGCAATCCGGTTTCTTTTGCCGAGGCAAATGGGAAGCTATTCGCGGTCATGTCTGATGAAACCCATGGAAGGGAATTGTGGGTCGCCAACCTTGCCGTTGCCCTGCCATTGACCTTGTTGGAATTTAGCGGCCGCCTCGTACAGGATGATGCCTTGCTTCATTGGAAGACTACCGGCGAGCAGAATACGCAATCATTCGAGGTCGAACGAAGCCCCGACGGTAGAAACTATTCGCCAGTTGGAAGCGTAGCGGCAGCAAACAGTTCCGGCATTCATTCCTATACGTATACAGATCGCCAGGTTAATTTGACCGGCGTGTCGAAACTATACTATCGCCTAAAGCAAATAGATGTCGATGGCCGTTTTACCTATTCGAAAATTGTGCCGCTATCATTAACAAACAGCCAGCCTGTGGTATTGCTTTACCCGAATCCTGTTGTTGATGAACTCAACCTCACGATTTCCCTGAATAGACCGGAAAAGCTGCAGGCACGGGTTTTCGACAATGTTGGAAAAACGCTCATTCAACAGCAATGGAATCCTGGCGCCGGCGCTACGTCTCTATCGCTTGATATGAGTAAGCTGGCGAAAGGTGTTTATTTCCTGGAGCTAAAGGGTGAAACGATCAACGAAGTGAAGAAGGTAGTAAAATAG
- a CDS encoding LTA synthase family protein — translation MSFINVDRILSKTGIDTPILTRWILPLLCGLLFVYYLVVSLISQGYYQHDEVTHLIQIQRFWHSPLLYLTDPWSRGGYKVLYAIPTLFGYYAVITTNILFTVGAAWNSYRIARVYELKYAWLAILLTGLQPFVINLSFRCYAEVPAMFFITLLVYLYLKKRWVWVAIVASYLFTIRAELVVFALLMGGYFVIQKKWIPFLCLGIAPVILNILGFCLNGDPLYVWHLMVQGGLKDTYPRNGFFYFWFMLPEISGMIVVFLFITGYLAILYWGKEKWTALKKYHAVFIVFTVYFLMHCAFTAQSFGFGRSGGVGRFMLVILPMVSVIALIGINFLVADENKWYKLVLCSIPFLLLLLLWCCMDKVAPLVYHGYATLNFKTYNIAALVTTFIMAIILIFKAEGRALVAGSLAFIISLYAIRCIKPFPLTGEDKNLVTVVSWLFQSNIHPRQLYANHPVARYEYGNQIHDLLQVKSYDLNTVVHAQPGDVFVLEGHYTDGGIRKQLLSSNDFQVLKKVDSNNANYPVWVVEKK, via the coding sequence ATGAGTTTTATCAACGTAGACCGGATCCTTTCGAAGACAGGAATTGACACCCCAATACTCACCCGCTGGATCCTGCCTTTATTGTGTGGTTTACTGTTTGTGTATTACCTCGTTGTTAGCCTTATCAGCCAGGGCTATTATCAGCATGACGAGGTGACCCACCTGATACAGATACAGAGATTCTGGCATTCGCCTTTGTTATATCTTACCGATCCCTGGAGCAGGGGAGGGTATAAGGTGCTGTATGCTATTCCCACTTTATTTGGGTATTATGCCGTAATAACGACCAACATTTTATTTACAGTGGGAGCCGCGTGGAACTCGTACCGCATCGCCCGTGTATATGAATTAAAATATGCCTGGCTGGCGATCCTGCTTACCGGATTGCAACCTTTTGTGATCAACCTGTCGTTCCGTTGTTATGCCGAAGTACCCGCCATGTTCTTTATCACCCTGCTGGTGTATCTATACCTGAAAAAACGATGGGTATGGGTGGCGATAGTGGCCTCTTACTTATTTACCATTCGGGCCGAGCTGGTTGTTTTTGCGCTGTTGATGGGCGGCTATTTTGTGATTCAGAAAAAATGGATCCCGTTCCTGTGCCTGGGTATCGCCCCGGTTATTTTAAACATATTAGGCTTTTGTTTAAATGGTGATCCATTGTACGTATGGCACCTGATGGTGCAGGGCGGGTTGAAAGATACCTATCCACGAAACGGCTTTTTTTATTTCTGGTTCATGTTGCCGGAGATATCGGGGATGATCGTCGTTTTTCTGTTTATAACCGGTTACCTGGCTATTTTGTATTGGGGTAAGGAAAAATGGACGGCGTTGAAGAAGTACCACGCTGTGTTTATTGTTTTTACAGTTTACTTCCTGATGCATTGTGCGTTTACGGCGCAGTCGTTTGGATTCGGCCGGTCTGGTGGCGTAGGTCGCTTTATGCTGGTAATTTTGCCCATGGTATCGGTCATTGCATTGATCGGTATTAACTTCCTGGTAGCGGATGAAAATAAATGGTATAAGCTGGTGCTTTGCAGTATCCCCTTTTTACTCCTCCTGTTGTTATGGTGTTGCATGGATAAAGTAGCACCCCTGGTGTATCATGGATATGCTACACTTAACTTTAAAACGTATAATATAGCGGCGTTGGTTACCACGTTTATCATGGCCATAATCCTGATCTTTAAAGCCGAAGGACGGGCGCTTGTGGCCGGATCATTGGCGTTTATTATTTCGTTATATGCCATAAGATGCATTAAACCTTTTCCATTAACTGGAGAAGATAAAAACCTGGTGACTGTCGTATCGTGGCTTTTCCAGTCAAATATCCATCCCCGCCAGTTATACGCCAATCATCCGGTAGCCCGTTATGAATACGGCAATCAGATCCATGATCTGTTGCAAGTAAAGAGCTACGACTTAAATACTGTCGTCCACGCACAGCCAGGTGATGTGTTTGTATTAGAAGGGCATTATACCGATGGAGGTATTCGTAAGCAATTACTCTCATCAAACGATTTTCAAGTATTAAAAAAAGTAGACTCAAATAATGCTAATTATCCCGTGTGGGTGGTGGAGAAGAAATAA
- a CDS encoding FecR family protein, with translation MAGLKKYYQKGIPDSLLAKYVVNETTSIESSRIEKWITANEKNRHYMEGLIMIIENCRQPQQITPEIEQAAWEGFWQSTQNPRTRAIPARSVYRLGRWARAAAILILIVGLAVGLYTINRHQPPPIVMREIHGDGIHADTLPDGSQVLLDNHSKLFYPSIFADSQRNVELEGTCFFSVTHDTHKPFRIKVEDILVTVVGTSFTIQSDSGKTEIQVYTGIVEVTRHAHSLRLYKGEKLSVLVTDTTLAKVSPDTSQPVNRPSVTRQNAARKDAKISPDELEEQKKIAKNIISDIISQRIVPGKDSIEWFGLTDKEFIINGVKQTEKTHQEFRKKYPVKPDYGFYFGPVQMTGKGAFITREDIKL, from the coding sequence ATGGCAGGTTTAAAAAAATATTATCAGAAAGGTATTCCGGATTCATTACTTGCAAAGTATGTAGTGAACGAGACGACAAGCATTGAGTCCAGTAGGATTGAAAAATGGATAACTGCTAATGAAAAAAACCGTCACTATATGGAGGGGCTTATTATGATAATAGAAAATTGCCGGCAGCCACAACAAATAACACCCGAAATTGAACAGGCAGCCTGGGAGGGATTTTGGCAAAGCACGCAAAACCCCCGGACGAGAGCAATACCTGCTCGTTCGGTTTATCGACTTGGCAGGTGGGCTAGGGCGGCAGCCATCCTGATATTGATTGTGGGGTTGGCTGTAGGTTTATATACAATAAACCGTCATCAGCCGCCGCCTATTGTTATGAGAGAAATTCATGGTGACGGGATACATGCCGATACTTTACCCGATGGCTCCCAGGTATTGCTGGATAACCATTCAAAGCTGTTTTATCCTTCCATTTTTGCAGACAGCCAGAGAAATGTTGAACTCGAAGGAACCTGTTTTTTTTCTGTGACTCACGATACGCATAAACCGTTCCGCATTAAAGTAGAAGATATTCTTGTGACTGTTGTAGGAACATCGTTTACTATTCAGAGCGATTCAGGTAAAACGGAGATCCAGGTTTATACCGGGATTGTTGAAGTGACCCGGCATGCCCATTCTTTAAGGCTTTATAAGGGCGAAAAACTTAGCGTACTGGTAACTGACACCACACTGGCAAAAGTATCTCCCGATACAAGCCAGCCAGTAAACCGCCCGTCGGTTACCCGGCAAAATGCCGCAAGGAAAGATGCTAAAATTTCACCTGATGAACTGGAGGAGCAAAAGAAAATAGCGAAAAATATCATCAGCGATATTATTAGCCAGCGTATTGTTCCCGGAAAAGACAGCATTGAATGGTTTGGGCTTACGGATAAGGAGTTCATCATAAACGGGGTCAAACAAACAGAAAAGACTCATCAGGAATTCAGAAAAAAGTACCCTGTAAAACCTGACTATGGTTTTTATTTCGGGCCAGTACAAATGACGGGTAAAGGAGCTTTTATAACCAGAGAAGATATAAAACTGTAA
- a CDS encoding serine hydrolase domain-containing protein: MNYKTRVINCTITFCVLAFCSIQVVAQNITARIDSFFLATGNDENINGNVLIAEKGKLIYQRSFGFADFEKTKRNKQNSSFNIASVTKTFTATAILQLREKGELQLDEFFIKYFPDFPYPAVTIRNLLSHTSGLADLEIFFEPLNKEPGRIFTNADVIPCLKLYNKPLKFQPGDDWNYCNTNYELLALLVEKIGQQSFASYLQQHIFLPAGMINTYIETEKINREDTMSVKCYMPGKLYQSTYMPVDSVASPMIHYILDNFSGLQGQGMIVSTLPDLLKYDNALYTGKLLSNTSLKEAFTPVTLNKEKDYNASLSSRLGKAYYGLGWEIYADSSMGKVVSHGGSYPGIMTLFLRNVSKKQTIILFDNTNWTGIFFMGHMALRMLNEMPVINLLPKKSIARVYGLSLMENGSETAINSLLELRTDTIHYTVSEKEFNTLGYQFLMDGYIQKAVETFRLNSLLFPASFNVYDSYADALVKNNQKDAAIVMYRKSLSLNPGYEEAKNKLNKLLENK, translated from the coding sequence ATGAATTACAAAACACGGGTAATTAATTGTACAATAACCTTCTGTGTTCTTGCTTTCTGCAGCATACAGGTAGTGGCACAAAACATTACGGCAAGGATCGATAGTTTTTTTTTAGCTACTGGTAACGATGAAAACATAAATGGGAATGTTTTGATTGCTGAGAAAGGAAAACTCATCTATCAGCGTTCATTTGGGTTTGCTGATTTTGAAAAAACAAAACGGAACAAGCAAAACTCGTCATTTAATATAGCATCGGTTACAAAAACGTTTACTGCTACTGCAATTTTACAATTAAGGGAAAAGGGAGAACTGCAATTAGATGAGTTCTTTATTAAATATTTTCCCGACTTCCCATATCCTGCGGTTACCATACGAAATTTATTATCGCATACTTCCGGTTTAGCCGACCTGGAAATCTTTTTTGAACCTTTAAATAAAGAACCGGGGAGGATATTTACAAATGCCGATGTTATCCCCTGCTTAAAGCTTTACAATAAGCCATTGAAATTCCAACCGGGAGATGACTGGAATTATTGCAACACGAATTATGAATTGCTGGCCTTACTGGTTGAGAAAATCGGCCAACAGTCTTTTGCTTCCTATTTACAGCAACATATTTTTCTTCCGGCAGGTATGATAAATACTTATATCGAAACAGAAAAAATTAATAGAGAGGATACAATGTCAGTTAAGTGTTATATGCCGGGGAAGTTGTATCAATCAACATACATGCCTGTTGACTCTGTCGCCTCTCCAATGATTCATTATATTCTGGATAATTTTTCCGGATTACAGGGGCAGGGCATGATTGTAAGTACATTGCCTGATTTGTTGAAATATGACAACGCACTTTATACCGGGAAGCTGCTCTCTAACACATCCCTGAAGGAAGCTTTTACTCCTGTAACGCTCAATAAGGAGAAAGACTATAATGCAAGCCTCAGTAGCCGCCTTGGCAAAGCATATTATGGCCTGGGTTGGGAAATTTATGCAGATAGTTCAATGGGGAAAGTGGTTTCACATGGCGGCAGTTATCCTGGTATTATGACCCTTTTTCTACGGAATGTCAGCAAAAAGCAAACTATTATTCTTTTTGACAACACAAACTGGACTGGTATCTTTTTTATGGGACACATGGCGCTTAGAATGTTAAACGAAATGCCTGTAATCAACCTATTGCCTAAGAAGTCAATTGCCAGGGTATATGGGCTATCTTTAATGGAAAATGGGTCGGAGACTGCGATCAATTCACTGCTTGAACTAAGAACTGATACCATACATTATACTGTAAGTGAAAAGGAATTTAATACGCTTGGCTACCAGTTTCTCATGGATGGATACATTCAGAAAGCTGTGGAAACATTTCGATTAAATAGCTTACTATTTCCCGCCAGCTTCAATGTGTATGATAGTTATGCAGATGCCCTTGTAAAAAATAACCAAAAAGATGCCGCTATTGTAATGTATAGGAAATCACTTTCCCTAAACCCGGGCTATGAGGAGGCAAAAAATAAACTCAATAAATTACTTGAAAATAAATAA